The Penaeus vannamei isolate JL-2024 chromosome 39, ASM4276789v1, whole genome shotgun sequence genome includes the window ACCAGCCACCTCAGGTAAGTCATCCAAATTACTCTTAGTcagaaatataacaacaatggtaagaGAATCAATGATTTATGAAAGGATATTCGGATTGAACTAAAAGCTTTAACTAACAAAGCCCCATTATTTTACACAGTCTTCCGAGGAATCCTACGAGTCCTCCGAAGCCAAGTACAGCTTCAACTGGGCCGTCAGCGATGACTCCTCAAGCAACGAGTTCGGACACCAGGAGGCCCGTGACGGCGAccacactcagggatcctactacgtgcagctccccgacggccgcctgcagaaggtcacctactacgtggacggcgactccggctacgtggctgaggtcaactaCGAAGGCGAAATCTCTAATGAGTCTAACTCTTCTGAATCTGAGGAGGATACGCCACGATACGAATCTTAGCTAATATCTGAAATTGTATAGAGTTATGTTCAAACACTGCTAGTCTCGTGTTTTCATCAAGCAcatgtttatattatgtttattaaataaTTTACGAAatacttctgtctttctttaacaTTTCAACCTATCCAGATAAACGGATACGTAGAACCACATAGATATTAGTAATTAGCCAGtggtctatctctttgtctatctacctgtcgacCAATCTATCACTCCAACTAGATCAGTCTATTTGCTTGCCAATCCATCTATCACTCTACATCTATCAACCTGTCTGCTGAAAACTCGGCTGAAAGCTCAACTGCttatgttatcaataataatggaaaagagaagatatAAGCAAATTTGTTTAATATATAAGCATTACTTTAGGAAAAATGTGTAAAGAAATACAGACGACAGAACTACCCACGAAAACTCAATGGAGTTGGTACACGTGTGTGGCAAAactaaataatagtaaaaaaaaagctgAATGCAGTCCTTGGGCGCAGAACAGTAGTGGTTTTCTTGCGACAATTATGCAAAAACTATGGTCACAGTTGGTCAGGGTTGCGTCTGAGTAActcctttttttttgtgataattatACACTAGGTTAAAAAGAACCATTGTATGAGGTGATAATGCACGTTTTTGAAAATCAATTGATATCTTTAAACTGTTGGAGATCAATTCATTAGGATAATTCATGTGTGGCTATTTATTTTGTGTGATTCACAAAAGCTGATTTTCTTTTTGCaggggagagagacagtagaAAGATGGTGAGTATGGAAATTTGTATAGAGATGAACACATTTGTTCTCTACTCGACCTGTATTAGAGGTTAGTGAAATGTGAAGTTAAAACTTGGATGGCATACTTGTAAAAATAGATCGTGTTTCTACATTGTTTTCTAAAAAAGGACTCCCGTGAAGTATATACTGTCATCACAAGGAACAATCACGATAACGAAAAATAGAGAGACGAGCTTATTTTCAGTAACCTCTAGTTCAGTTAAATCCGATTGGTTTTATTCGGCTCACTGAAGAGGAAACATTCGAATATCACGCGAATTTTTAGAAACCACCTGAAAAATACTAAGCTGAATTTTTCACACGTTTAACCTTTGAAAATGTTCACAATACTTGTCAGTGTAAATCCATCatgtttgtataattatcatcttagTATAGATGATTTTGCAATGTAACTGATCTAGTTAGAGGTTGATGTGCATTCACTTCTTCCGATGCTATCACAAAAAGAAATAACGTTTTAATGCAATCCCTGCATGTAGAGCAGTTGCGGTCGGTTTtcagaaaatatgcaaaaaaactTGATGTATAGCGGTTCAAGGTCGCGGCAGAGTCGCACCGGCTGCATGTTGGACAGAACCTGTGCAACCGGCATTCGCTCGAATATCAAACGTCTGATCAGGAACGCCAAGATAAAGTCTACTCTGAATTCTAATATCTGATGTATTTCAGCAATCGAGAAAGAAATCCAAGTTAAATCGTTACATAATCTGTTTATAGCACagtgtcattgctattgttatactTTTCACAAGTTCTCTTTCTGATAAATCTGGAAGCTATCCTTTCCACTGACATTTGTGACAGTTTCACGTGAGAGTCGCCTAAAAGACAGTCACaaggttattgtttttttttcttaaacgggGACACGATGTAACCACAGACTTTCGCTGACAGAACCCTAACATTTACATAGTGTTTCGAGGAATCATTCGAGTCTTCCGAATCAAATTATAGCTTCAACTGGACCGTTAGCAATGGCTACTCAAACAGGAGGCCCGTGACGGCGACCACACCCAGGGATCCTACTACTGGCtactccccgacggccgcctgcagaggGTCAAGTACTCCTTGGACGGCGACTCTGGCTACTTTGCCGAGGTCACCAACGAGGGTGAAGTCTCTCTTCTGAGTCTGAAGATGATGTGGCATGAGACAAATGAGACAATTTTAAATCTAGTATAAAGTTCAAAATGCcgttgcactttttttttctttaattacacTCAAAATATaagtatttgatatatttatatcaagATCACATAAAAACCCATTTCCTCATTTACTTCTATCAGACTCTTTATTCTGCTTGCAAAACATACCATGTACGAAATATGTTAAGAAAATATAGTtcaatatatagagatacatagataaataatatatatatatatatatatatatatatatatatatatatatatatatatatatatattatatgtatatcatacatacttacatatatacatacatacatatatatacatacacacacacacacatatatatgtgtgtgtgtgtgtgtgtgtgtgtgtgtgtgtgtgtgtgtatgcagatagaCATGCAGCTCTTACATTAGTACCACAATGAATTcgtgtatatatagtacatttcATAAGGTTCCCAAGTTTGTGGGATTATTATGAATTTATGACAAATATTCCAGCCCAAAGGAACTATTATTTActttatgaatgaatgtatatgtacttatatatctatatttatacatatatgtaatttatgatatgtattgcataacacacacacacacacacacacacacacacaaacacacacacacacacacacacacacacacacacacacacacacacacacacacacacacacatatatatatatatatatatatatatatatatatatatacacatttatgtatacatatatgtatatacaatcaagacacatctgtatatttatatacacatagaaacacacacacacacacatatgtagatgctcgtgtaaatggatatatatatatgaacacacatgtgcgtgtatacacgtaAATATGTTGTACATAATATATTTGCTACGTATTTGTATTCAatttcatatttctatctatttatctatctctctaacagTATACTGTATAGAAATATGTTTCATATACTTTTACCttcgtgtatgtacatacacacacgcgctgattgctagtgtgcatgtgcgtttaaaGTTCACTCATACGCTCCTTTGTAAAGTAAACACACATGTGGCTACAGTAGCCTAACACTATGTAGATCAGTAAAGGCAAGTCCTCTTACAACAACGTTATAAAAACCTGACCCCTTGTGGTTCTTCAGGGTCGCGACCGCCCCTGCCTAGCTATATAACAGCCGGACTAATGTCAGTCGGCACTCAGCTGAACCTGAATCTGTACAATCATGAACACCAAGGTAGATGCTTAAACTTTTACATGCCGCTGTTTCATATTGGTTATGTCTTTAGGTCTCATATCATTCTATTCAAAAGAAATTAATTAAGTGAATAATTTCTCATCAGGTCCTCATCCTCCTCGGTCTGGCAGCCATCGTTGCTGCAGACAGCCGTGAATTTTATGCCTACCGCGCCCCCAGGGTAAGTACTTAGACACATTCGGTTTATCCAGAATACTTAGCAACAGCAAAGGAATATTGTTAGCTTGGAAGACGGGCTTCCCTGGAAAGATAAATTCGGTGGAATACATTTCTAAACTGTGACGTTAATGTGATCGCTACCACGCCTTTTGAAACTGATGTATTCCTGTAGGACTCCTCTGAGGAATCCTTCGAGTCCACTGAGGCCAAGTACAACTTCCAATGGGCCGTCAGCGATGACTCCTCCAGCAACGAGTTCGGACACCAGGAGGCCCGTGACGGCGACGACacccagggatcctactacgtgcagctccccgacggccgcctgcagaaggTCTCCTACGTCGTCGACGGCGATGACGGCTACGTCGCCGACGTgacctacgagggcgaggctcgctTCGACTCCGTCGAGTCCGCTTCCTTCGAGTCCCGTGAATACAGGCCACGATATTCCTACGACTCCAACGAGTCCAAGTAAAACCTTTATACCACCATTTATAGTTCAAAATATTTACTTGGTTAATCCATTCAACTTATTTATCAATGATTGTACTTgacttatttatttgtgtatgtagagaccacgaataaaaagaaatttgATAAAGTATTATAAGTATTACATCCCACTATAATGAAGAATATGAATCTACAAAATAAGATTTAAATGAGGTATCAGGTATATATTCTAGATTTGGTAAAACAGAATTCAATAagctacaaaataataataataaatcattaaataGAAATCAAAGATAGAATATTCCAAAActtacataacacacaaacacacacacacatacacacacaaacacatgcgcttGGATTCGTACACATTCTCTGGTTACTAAATACTCGAAGTCGCATGCACATACTAGCCCGCAAACTAGGAtcattcccccccccacccctcctctgcTGCGCAAAAACTCGCCTCTCAAGCTCTGTATTTTCAACGCTAgttatattacttattattattattattactattattattattattattattattattttatcatcatcatcatcattattattattattattattattattattattattattattattattattattattattattattattattattattattattattattattattattattattattattattattattattattattattattattagttatagcaAATCAGTCTCTCGAGCAGACTATCAGCCCCGAAGTCTGTCTGAGTTATCGTATACCCATTATTTGTCTGGATATCAGGTCAGAGTGACGGAACTCCAAGACATGGTATTCAGTCGTCATAACGTTTAGATATATCTAGTTATCTCTATGaacatttatacagtatatacataacatatatgtatatatacataaacatatatatgcgtgtgtgtgcgtgtatgtgtatgtacgtacatatatgcacacacacacacacacacacacacacacacacacacacacacaaacgcacaaacgcacacacacacactcacacgtaaaggaaaacaggaatagtaaaaaattatattaaatctTTTTGTACAtgttactgtttatatatatatatatatatatatatatatatatatatatatatatatatatatatatatatatatatatatatatatatatatatatatatatatatatatataatcctacatatatatggacaccaGGAATAAATTCATAATCGGAGTTGAAAACAAAATCTAACaggtctgataaaaaaaaaaaaaaaaaaaaaaaatagtgacggCAAATTTTGGAGCAGGTGAAGCACCGTTTGCATATCAAGTTCAACTGTCTAAAAAATCATCTAaagccgtttttctttcttttttaccatgTATGATATTTTGGAGAATATCAAATGAACGGTTCCAACTGTTGGCTTTAAACCCAAGAAAAAAATCTGCTTCGTGGTTAATATTCACTATTAGATAAATAGGAAACTTAGCTAGGTTTTAATTACGTCAGACTTCCATTCGAATTTCGTGAGAATTACTGAAGGCATCTTGAGAGAAATgatgaaggagagatagatagatagatagatagatagatagatagagatagatagatagatagatagatagagagagagagagagagagagagagaaagagagagccaggcagaaaaattaagacaaagaaaagaggaagagaattcctcacttctttcttttctgaaataCGAAAGCCTGTCATTACAGCCTTACCCATATTCTAGTCGAGGAATCATTagatgatttatatttttattttattattattattattattattattattattattattatttagtttaatTACACAAATATAATTATTTGATACATTTATGTCAAGATCATATAAAAACCCATTTCCTCATTTACTTCTATCAGACTCTTTTTATTCTGCTTGCAAAGCATACTATGTACGAAATATGTTATGAAAATATAGttcaatatatagagagatacatagataaataatacatataaatttatctatatatattatatatgtatatatcatacatacttacatacatacatacatacatacatatatatacatacacacacacacacacatatatgtgtatgtgtgtgtgtgcagatagacaTGCAGCTCTGACATTAGTACCATAATGAATTCGTGTATATATAGTTCATATCATAAGGTTCCCAAGTTTGTGGGATTGTTATGAATTTATGACAAATATTCCAGCCCAATGGaacttttatttactttatgaatgaatgtatatgtacttatatatttatatttatacatatatgtaatttatgatatgtattgcataacacacacacacacacacacacacacacacacacacacacacacacacacacacacacacacacacacacacacacatatatatacacatttatgtatacatatatgtatatgcaatcaagacacatctgtatatttatatacacatataaacacacacacacatatgaagatGCTCgtgtaaatggatatgtatatgaacacacatgggCGTGTATACACGTAAATATGCTGTACATAATATATTTGCTACGTGTTTGTATTCAatttcatatttctatctatttatctatctctgacaATATactgtatagaaatatatttcatatacttttacctttgtgtatgtacatacacacacgcgctgattgctagtgtgcatgtgcgtttaaaGTCTACTCATACGCTCCTTTGTAAAGTAAACACACATGTGGCTACAGTAGCCTAACACTATGTAGATCAGTAAAGACAAGTCCTCTTACAACAACGTTATAAAAACCTGACCCCTTGTGGTTCTCCAGGGTCGCGACCGCTCTTGCCTAGGTATATAACAGCCGGACTAATGTCAGTCGGCACTCAGCTGAACCTGAATCTATACAATCATGAACACCAAGGTAGATGCTTAAACCTTCCCATGCCGCTGTTTCATATTGGTTATGTCTTTAGGTCTCATATCATTCTattcaaaggaaaataaattaagTGAATAATTTCTCATCAGGTCCTCATCCTCCTCGGTCTGGCAGCCATGGTTGCTGCAGACAGCCGTGAATTTTATGCCTACCGCGCCCCCAGGGTAAGTACTTAAACACATTCGGTTTATTATTAAACAACAGCAAAGGAATATTGTTAGTTTGGAAGACGGGCTTCCCTGGAAAGATAATTTCGGTGGAATACATTTCTAAATTGTGACGTTAATGTGATCGCTGCCACGCCTTTTGAAACTGATGTATTCCTGTAGGACTCCTCTGAGGAATCCTTCGAGTCCACTGAGGCCAAGTACAACTTCCAATGGGCCGTCAGCGATGACTCCTCCAGCAACGAGTTCGGCCACCAGGAGGCCCGCGACGGCCCCGACACGCAGGGGTCGTACCAGGTGCAGCttcccgacggccgcctgcagaaggTCTCCTACGTCGTCGACGGCGATGACGGCTACGTCGCCGACGTgacctacgagggcgaggctcgctTCGACTCCGTCGAGTCCGCTTCCTTCGAGTCCCGTGAATACAGGCCACGATATTCCTACGACTCCAACGAGTCCAAGTAAAACCTTTATACCACCATTTATAGTTCAAATTATTTACTTGGTTCATCAATTCAACTTATTTATTAATGATTGTACTTgacttatttatttgtgtatgtaaagaccacgaataaaaagaaatttgATAAAGTTTTATAAGTATTACATCCCACTATAATGAAGAATATGTATTTACAAAACAAGATTCAAATGAGGTATCAGGTATATATTCTTGATTCGGCAAAACAGAATTCAATAAgctacaaaatgataataataaatcattaaataGAAATCAAGGATAGAATATTCCAAAACgtacataacacacaaacacacacacacatacacacacaaacacatgcgcttGGATTCGTACGCATTCTCTGCATTCTCTAGTTACTAAATACTCGAAGTCGCATGTACTTGCTAGCCCACAAACTAggatcattccccccccccccctcctctgctgCGCAAAAACTCGCCTCTCAAGCTCTGTACTTTCGACGCTAGTTatattagctattattattattattattattattattattattattattattattattattattattattattattatcattattattattataattattattgttgttgttgttgttgttgttgttgtttttgttgttgttgttgttgttgttgttgttgttgttgttgttgttgttattattattattattattattattttattattattattattattattattattattattattattattattattattatttttattattattattattattattattattattattattattattattattattattattattattattattattattagttatagcaAATCAGTCTCTCGAGTAGACTATCAGCCCAAAGTCTGTCTGAGTTGTTGTAAACCCGTTATTTGTCTGGATATCAGGGCAGAGTGACGGAACGCCAAGACATGGTATTCAGTCGTCATAACGTTTAGATATATCTAGTTATCTCTGTGAACATTTATAcagtgtatacataatatatatgtatatatatatatatatatatatatatatatatatatatatatatatatttatatatatatatatatatatatatatatatatatatatatatatatatatatatatatatatatatatatatatatatatatatacatgaacatatatttgcgtgtgtgtgcgtgtatgtgtatgtacgtacatatatgcacacacacacacacacacacacacacacacacacacacacacacacacacacacacacacacacacacacacacacacacacacacgcacacaaacacacacacaaacacacacacaaacacacacacacacactcactcattcactcacacataaaggaaaacagtaacaataaaaattatattaaagctttttgtacatgttactgtgtttatatatatatatatatatatatatatatatatatatatatatatatatatatatatatatatatatatttacatatatatatatatatatatatatatatatatatatatatatatatatatatatatatatgtatatatatatatatatatatatatatatatatatatatatatatatatatatatatatatatatatgtatatatatatatatatatatatatatatatatatatatatatatatatatatatatatatatatacatatatatatatatatatatatatatatatatatatacatatgtatatttacatatatatatatttacatatattcctacatatatatggacagaccAGGAATAAGTTCATAATCGGAGTTGAAAAAATATCTAAcagctgtcaaaaaaaaaaaaaaaaaaaaaaaaaaaataataataataaaaaataaataaataaaaaatagtgacGGCAAATTTTGGAGCAGGTGAAGCATCCTTTGCATATCAAGTTTAACTGTTTAAAAAATCATTCaaagcagttttttttctttcttttttaccatgAGTGATATTTTGAAGAATATCAAATATAACTTACTAGGTTTTGATTACGTCAGACTTCCGTTCGAATTTCGTTAGAATTACTGAAGGCATCTTGAGAGGaatgatgaaggagagagagagagagaaagagagagagagagagagagagagagagagacagagagagagagagagagagagagagagagagagagagggagagagagagagccag containing:
- the LOC138859926 gene encoding pro-resilin-like, producing the protein MNTKVLLLLSLAAFVAADSRDIYQPPQSSEESYESSEAKYSFNWAVSDDSSSNEFGHQEARDGDHTQGSYYVQLPDGRLQKVTYYVDGDSGYVAEVNYEGEISNESNSSESEEDTPRYES
- the LOC113811095 gene encoding cuticle protein 8-like isoform X3 yields the protein MNTKVLILLGLAAMVAADSREFYAYRAPRDSSEESFESTEAKYNFQWAVSDDSSSNEFGHQEARDGPDTQGSYQVQLPDGRLQKVSYVVDGDDGYVADVTYEGEARFDSVESASFESREYRPRYSYDSNESK
- the LOC138859919 gene encoding cuticle protein 21-like; this encodes MNTKVLILLGLAAIVAADSREFYAYRAPRDSSEESFESTEAKYNFQWAVSDDSSSNEFGHQEARDGDDTQGSYYVQLPDGRLQKVSYVVDGDDGYVADVTYEGEARFDSVESASFESREYRPRYSYDSNESK